The Stratiformator vulcanicus genome has a segment encoding these proteins:
- a CDS encoding DUF58 domain-containing protein: MPASTAQLSSLLTNATLTRLERLRLAPRKRLTNHSRGEHLAGRGGASTEFEDYRDYVAGDDMRRVDWNIFSRLNRPYVKLYRHEEEMHVVVIVDGSTSMSFEGKFQLARQLAASFGVMTLLGGERLSIYGCQAADKAPKVLPQCAGRVSMRRMLSFVEGLDAGGNAMIDRAVETVLRNHSGRGMAILLSDFLTWGELGRPLNRLFGAGLEVCAIQILGPNERNPQVDGDVRLIDSETGSTLDVTSAEDLVGMYHEHLAAMNERVAALCTKRNGRFLPVSSDEPIETLMFDTLRRRGWLR; this comes from the coding sequence ATGCCCGCATCGACCGCACAACTTAGCTCTCTCCTTACCAACGCGACGTTGACGCGATTGGAGCGGTTGCGGCTTGCGCCGCGGAAGCGGTTGACGAATCACAGTCGGGGCGAACATCTCGCGGGGCGGGGCGGGGCGAGTACGGAGTTCGAGGACTACCGCGATTACGTCGCCGGCGACGATATGCGGCGGGTCGACTGGAACATCTTCTCCCGGCTCAATCGACCTTACGTGAAGCTGTATCGACATGAAGAAGAAATGCACGTTGTTGTGATTGTCGACGGGTCGACCTCGATGAGCTTCGAGGGAAAATTTCAATTGGCCAGGCAGCTTGCGGCCTCCTTCGGCGTGATGACGCTGCTCGGCGGGGAGCGGCTGAGCATTTACGGCTGTCAGGCGGCTGACAAAGCCCCGAAGGTGCTGCCGCAATGCGCCGGGCGGGTCAGCATGCGGCGGATGCTCTCTTTCGTCGAGGGTCTCGACGCGGGAGGCAACGCGATGATCGATCGGGCCGTTGAAACGGTGCTGAGGAATCACTCCGGCCGGGGAATGGCGATTTTGTTGTCCGATTTTTTAACTTGGGGTGAACTGGGGCGGCCGCTCAACCGTTTGTTCGGGGCGGGGCTTGAAGTCTGTGCGATTCAGATTCTCGGCCCGAATGAACGGAACCCTCAAGTCGACGGAGACGTCCGATTGATCGACTCCGAAACTGGTTCGACACTCGACGTCACCTCGGCCGAAGACCTCGTCGGTATGTATCACGAACATCTCGCCGCGATGAATGAACGCGTCGCCGCCCTATGCACGAAGCGGAACGGTCGCTTCTTGCCGGTCAGTTCCGATGAGCCGATCGAAACGCTGATGTTCGACACGCTGCGTCGGCGGGGGTGGCTGCGATGA
- a CDS encoding VWA domain-containing protein, translated as MSRGLTNQQSNGPIKAIRSLLSWVFPAPRRAVGWTDVLPLALFLAAFYGTLGYLFATDRIDFAWPRRLLYLAPIFPWIWWLSVAGGSGATKTRAAVALLLRLTVAGLLITAIAEPRAVRLRDDLAVMYALDVSGSIDPGTLEAGRKFFADTVYQKPSDDQAGMIVFGRNAAVELPPRTVLPGELPQVGSLIESGGTDLASSLSLSAAMIPADQPGRIVLMSDGAQTQGDLDSVIAQLNSRGIEVDVLPIEYAYENEVWLERLELPRYVKRGETYDAAVVLSSLKAGSGTLVVRENGEKLAEIPVEFEAGKNRITLPISLREPGYYEYEAVIVPPEGEDRVEHNNKVVNALRLQGEGVVAIVTDPDGDARDWKELVAAIREGRRGVKLISAYDLPDDPLAMLPYDLLIFANVGADAFDARQLQAVHDSVRDLGMGFLMLGGPNSFGPGGYHNTLVEAALPVSMDVTNRKVLPKGALAIILHTCEFPEGNTYAKRITKEAIRVLSDKDEVGVLVYDYQGGEKWLFELTPAGELPRLAKLINNAQIGDMPSFDTTMRLGLQGLKKSDAATKHMIIISDADPSIPAPKLMQDFVAEKISISTVAVFPHTPNDTGSLQDIASLTKGNFYYPKNANRLPSIFIKEAKTLERSMIENETVTPQIEDGLHPVLKGISDPPPIHGYVLSSQKGFPARLLMRAPNKDAEDVGELDPLLSVWQYGIGRSGAFASDLSSNWGRDWLTWDRFQPFVEQVVTHLSRTQTDTQLRLSADSEGNEAIFVIEDYHPSGDPISVTALVRGPNDKAESIELRQVGPRRYEARMPLWGEGRYQVMAIGQGTGKRTDRVAGGLIVPYSPEFTRFRSNPIVLSDIAERTGGSVLTPEATSEQIYPAERATRKSTRPIFDWLLLAVAILLPLDVAVRRVQLDWMTVKGWFGMDRRKSGTATMDRLLDRKRGQKPTTTPPTREGKPLSQKQSPPSQRPRMPQSTNKPPPQPKPGESNEDGSTMSRLLEAKRRRQQGGDADQSE; from the coding sequence TTGAGCCGGGGTCTGACCAATCAACAATCCAACGGACCGATCAAAGCGATCCGGTCACTGCTTTCGTGGGTGTTTCCCGCTCCGCGACGTGCGGTCGGCTGGACCGACGTGTTGCCGCTCGCTCTGTTTCTGGCTGCGTTCTACGGAACACTCGGGTACCTCTTTGCGACCGACCGGATCGATTTCGCTTGGCCGAGGCGGCTGCTCTATCTCGCCCCGATCTTTCCCTGGATCTGGTGGCTCTCCGTCGCCGGCGGTTCCGGCGCGACGAAGACACGCGCGGCGGTCGCGCTATTGTTGCGGCTGACGGTCGCGGGACTGTTAATTACCGCGATCGCGGAACCCCGCGCCGTGCGGCTCCGCGACGACCTCGCCGTGATGTACGCGCTCGACGTCAGTGGGTCGATCGACCCCGGCACCTTGGAAGCGGGCCGAAAGTTCTTCGCAGACACCGTCTATCAAAAGCCGTCCGACGATCAGGCCGGGATGATCGTGTTCGGACGCAACGCCGCCGTGGAACTGCCGCCGCGAACGGTATTACCGGGCGAGTTGCCGCAAGTCGGATCGCTGATTGAAAGCGGCGGAACCGACCTCGCATCGTCGCTTTCACTGTCGGCTGCGATGATTCCTGCCGATCAGCCAGGGCGGATTGTGCTGATGAGCGACGGGGCGCAAACGCAGGGCGACCTCGACTCGGTCATCGCACAACTGAATTCCCGCGGCATCGAAGTCGATGTTCTCCCTATCGAATACGCTTATGAAAACGAGGTCTGGCTGGAGCGGCTGGAATTACCGCGTTATGTCAAACGCGGCGAGACCTACGACGCAGCCGTTGTGCTGTCGTCGCTCAAGGCGGGTTCCGGAACGCTCGTCGTGCGAGAAAACGGCGAAAAGCTGGCCGAAATTCCCGTCGAATTTGAAGCGGGCAAGAACCGAATCACGCTTCCGATTTCACTGCGTGAGCCGGGCTACTACGAATACGAAGCGGTCATCGTTCCGCCCGAGGGCGAGGATCGGGTTGAGCACAACAACAAGGTGGTCAACGCGCTCAGGCTTCAAGGCGAAGGGGTCGTCGCAATTGTGACCGACCCGGATGGCGATGCCCGCGACTGGAAGGAACTCGTCGCCGCGATCCGCGAAGGACGCCGCGGCGTGAAATTAATTTCCGCCTACGACCTGCCGGACGATCCGCTGGCGATGCTGCCTTACGACCTCTTAATATTTGCCAACGTCGGCGCCGACGCATTCGACGCCCGGCAGCTCCAGGCGGTCCATGACAGTGTCCGCGATCTGGGGATGGGATTCTTAATGCTGGGCGGGCCGAACAGCTTCGGACCGGGCGGTTATCACAATACGCTCGTCGAAGCCGCGCTGCCGGTTTCAATGGACGTCACCAATCGCAAAGTGCTTCCCAAGGGCGCGCTCGCCATCATCTTGCATACCTGCGAATTCCCGGAGGGCAACACCTACGCGAAACGAATCACCAAAGAAGCGATTCGCGTCCTCAGCGACAAGGACGAAGTCGGCGTGCTTGTCTACGACTATCAGGGCGGGGAAAAGTGGCTGTTCGAATTAACTCCCGCGGGGGAACTGCCGCGGCTTGCCAAATTGATTAATAACGCCCAAATCGGCGACATGCCAAGCTTCGACACAACAATGCGGCTCGGCCTGCAGGGTTTAAAGAAGAGCGACGCGGCGACAAAGCACATGATTATCATTTCGGACGCCGACCCATCCATCCCCGCCCCGAAATTAATGCAAGATTTCGTCGCTGAGAAGATCAGCATCTCGACCGTCGCAGTTTTCCCACACACTCCTAATGATACGGGTTCGCTGCAGGACATCGCTTCATTGACCAAAGGGAACTTCTACTATCCCAAGAACGCCAATCGCCTGCCTTCAATCTTCATCAAGGAAGCGAAGACATTAGAGCGGAGCATGATCGAGAATGAGACGGTCACGCCGCAGATTGAAGACGGCTTGCATCCGGTCCTGAAGGGTATTTCCGATCCGCCGCCGATCCACGGGTATGTACTCTCCAGCCAGAAGGGGTTCCCCGCTCGACTCTTAATGCGCGCCCCGAACAAAGACGCCGAAGACGTCGGCGAACTTGATCCGCTGCTGAGCGTCTGGCAATACGGGATCGGTCGCTCCGGGGCGTTTGCGTCTGATCTGTCGTCCAACTGGGGACGCGATTGGTTGACGTGGGACCGCTTTCAGCCCTTTGTGGAACAGGTCGTCACGCACCTGTCACGAACGCAGACCGACACGCAACTGCGGCTGTCCGCCGATTCGGAGGGGAATGAAGCAATCTTCGTCATTGAGGATTATCACCCGAGCGGCGATCCGATTTCGGTCACGGCACTGGTTCGGGGACCGAATGACAAGGCCGAATCGATCGAATTACGACAGGTCGGACCGCGACGCTATGAAGCGAGAATGCCGCTGTGGGGGGAAGGCCGCTATCAGGTGATGGCGATCGGCCAAGGGACCGGCAAGCGGACCGACCGCGTCGCCGGGGGGTTGATCGTGCCTTACTCTCCGGAATTTACCCGCTTCCGCTCCAACCCGATTGTGCTGTCCGACATCGCCGAGCGCACCGGGGGAAGCGTATTAACGCCTGAAGCGACCTCCGAACAGATTTATCCCGCCGAGCGAGCGACGCGAAAGTCGACCCGGCCGATCTTCGACTGGTTGCTTCTGGCGGTCGCGATTCTGCTCCCGCTCGATGTCGCGGTCCGGCGGGTGCAACTCGATTGGATGACCGTCAAAGGCTGGTTCGGGATGGACCGCCGCAAGTCGGGAACCGCGACAATGGACCGCCTGCTCGACCGCAAACGTGGTCAGAAACCGACGACCACACCACCGACGCGCGAGGGCAAGCCGCTGTCCCAAAAGCAGTCACCGCCATCGCAACGGCCGCGCATGCCACAGTCGACGAATAAGCCCCCACCGCAGCCGAAGCCCGGCGAATCGAACGAAGACGGCTCGACGATGAGTCGCCTTCTCGAAGCGAAGCGACGGCGTCAGCAGGGCGGCGATGCCGACCAATCCGAATAA
- a CDS encoding AAA family ATPase, giving the protein MSDGDFAPTETASTDTSALANEAEAFRGTFSKVRDEVARVMVGQADVIDGVLVALFCGGNVLLEGVPGLGKTELVKALSRVLDLEFRRVQFTPDLMPADIIGTTVMAADDHGRYQLEFKPGPIFTQLLLADEINRASPKTQSALLETMQEGSVTTGGTVHILEQPFFVMATQNPLEQEGTYPLPEAQLDRFLFKVNVPFPNRHELNDIVTRTILKEPINLDKILDGHKIVELRKTLDKMVVTESVRDFAVRLVMSTHPDTPDAADEVKQYVRWGASPRAAQGLIKAARVRALADGRVHVAVDDIRHFAVPVLQHRVLLNYDGQAEEVSVAKLVQDASKALSAEPTYAV; this is encoded by the coding sequence ATGAGTGACGGCGACTTCGCCCCTACTGAGACCGCTTCGACCGACACCTCCGCCCTGGCGAACGAGGCGGAAGCGTTTCGCGGCACATTTTCCAAAGTCCGAGACGAGGTCGCTCGCGTGATGGTCGGTCAAGCCGACGTCATCGACGGCGTGCTCGTGGCCCTGTTCTGCGGCGGCAACGTGCTACTGGAGGGTGTGCCGGGACTCGGTAAAACGGAACTCGTCAAGGCGCTCTCACGCGTGCTCGACCTTGAGTTCCGCCGCGTGCAGTTTACGCCCGACTTGATGCCGGCTGACATCATCGGCACGACGGTCATGGCGGCCGACGACCACGGGCGATATCAACTCGAATTTAAACCTGGCCCGATCTTCACACAGCTATTACTTGCCGATGAAATCAACCGGGCCTCACCGAAGACGCAGTCGGCCCTGCTTGAGACGATGCAGGAAGGCTCCGTAACGACCGGCGGAACGGTTCACATTCTCGAGCAGCCGTTCTTCGTGATGGCGACCCAGAACCCGCTGGAGCAGGAGGGAACCTACCCCCTACCCGAAGCCCAACTCGACCGATTCCTATTTAAAGTCAACGTCCCGTTCCCAAACCGGCACGAATTGAATGACATCGTCACCCGCACGATTCTTAAAGAGCCGATCAATCTCGACAAAATACTCGACGGCCACAAGATCGTCGAATTAAGAAAGACGCTCGACAAAATGGTCGTGACGGAATCAGTCCGAGACTTTGCCGTCCGACTTGTGATGTCGACGCATCCCGACACACCCGATGCCGCTGATGAAGTCAAACAATATGTCCGCTGGGGTGCGAGCCCGCGTGCCGCGCAGGGATTAATCAAGGCGGCCCGAGTGCGCGCCCTGGCCGATGGACGTGTTCACGTTGCCGTGGACGACATCCGCCACTTCGCCGTTCCCGTGCTGCAGCACCGCGTGTTGCTGAACTATGATGGCCAAGCAGAAGAAGTCTCGGTGGCGAAGCTGGTTCAGGACGCATCGAAGGCGTTGAGCGCGGAGCCCACGTATGCGGTGTGA
- a CDS encoding ATP-binding cassette domain-containing protein yields the protein MTGDLWHLDHVSLPVRTSARLKDVTLDIPAGRTAIIGASGSGKTSLLNLLVGFERPQQGRVERLDASFEKSRLPIAWVPPDDGLWPHMTVRQHLELGLTEQSNASSEIDHFLELFDLNALAERQADQLSRGERSRVALARALSWRPSVLIADEPLSHVDPARCEGYWERFDMKLREDQTSLVMATHEPERVLAHCDRAIGLDSGRVVYDGTVEDLYHDPPDRDSGWLLGPINWISHQQARKFLGSHDTRPGHGVRPAMLDVAADGESPIEVISTRSHGVITRSQMKHSGSGEVADFYHRPPREQLRPGMKIALRFLTGLLLAISCLGCDSETIRQIPISEERSFVLPPSGSLIPAPRAVAIGPNDERFVLDNAGRVLVFDSERELIRQWEMPDSEAGNPEGLCLLDDGRIIVTDTHYYRLVYFSPEGEVLKTVGSRGEEPGQFIFPVAIERDDTGHLYVGEYGGNDRIQKLTLEGDFVLEFGTPGTEAGEFQRPSGLVWRDDRLYVADAFNSRIQIFSGDGKYVGTLGDESAAELGYPYELKMGPEGDFYVVEYAAGRVSRLDPNGVRTGAFGSAGRGKGQFATPWGLAVDSKGTIVVADTGNRRIVELIR from the coding sequence ATGACTGGTGACCTGTGGCATCTCGACCACGTCTCGCTGCCGGTACGAACGTCCGCGCGGTTGAAAGATGTCACGCTCGACATTCCCGCGGGCCGGACGGCGATCATCGGCGCGTCAGGATCGGGCAAGACGTCACTGCTCAACCTCCTCGTCGGATTCGAACGGCCTCAACAGGGGCGGGTCGAACGGCTTGACGCGTCGTTCGAAAAATCACGTCTTCCCATCGCCTGGGTGCCGCCCGATGACGGACTGTGGCCGCACATGACCGTCCGACAGCACTTGGAATTGGGGCTCACCGAACAATCGAACGCGTCGAGCGAGATCGACCATTTCCTCGAACTGTTCGATTTAAACGCGCTCGCCGAGCGTCAAGCCGACCAACTCTCGCGTGGTGAACGATCCCGTGTCGCCCTCGCCCGCGCTCTTTCGTGGCGGCCTTCTGTTCTCATCGCCGACGAGCCACTTTCGCACGTCGATCCCGCTCGATGCGAGGGCTACTGGGAGCGATTCGACATGAAGCTCCGGGAAGATCAGACATCGCTCGTCATGGCGACACATGAACCAGAACGGGTTCTTGCGCATTGCGACCGGGCCATCGGGCTCGACTCGGGACGGGTCGTTTATGACGGCACCGTCGAAGATCTTTATCACGACCCACCCGATCGAGACAGCGGTTGGCTGCTCGGCCCGATCAATTGGATTAGCCACCAACAGGCCAGAAAGTTTTTGGGCAGTCATGATACCCGCCCAGGGCATGGTGTTCGCCCCGCGATGCTGGATGTTGCGGCCGACGGCGAGTCGCCGATCGAGGTCATCTCGACACGGTCGCACGGCGTCATCACCCGATCGCAAATGAAACACAGTGGATCGGGTGAGGTCGCCGACTTCTATCACCGTCCGCCGCGAGAACAGCTCCGCCCGGGGATGAAGATCGCATTGCGTTTTCTGACCGGATTGCTATTGGCCATCAGTTGCCTCGGGTGTGACAGTGAGACGATTCGACAGATCCCGATCTCTGAAGAGCGATCCTTCGTTTTGCCGCCGAGCGGATCGCTCATTCCGGCCCCGCGGGCGGTCGCAATCGGCCCGAACGACGAGCGGTTCGTGCTCGACAATGCGGGCCGAGTGCTTGTCTTCGACTCGGAGAGGGAATTGATCCGGCAGTGGGAAATGCCCGATTCCGAAGCGGGTAATCCGGAAGGACTCTGCCTCCTTGATGACGGCCGGATCATCGTTACGGATACGCACTATTACCGGCTCGTTTATTTTTCGCCGGAAGGCGAGGTACTTAAGACGGTCGGATCTCGCGGCGAGGAACCGGGGCAGTTCATCTTCCCCGTCGCCATTGAGCGAGACGACACCGGGCACCTGTATGTCGGCGAATACGGCGGTAACGACCGCATTCAAAAGCTGACGCTCGAAGGTGATTTCGTGTTGGAGTTCGGAACACCGGGCACCGAGGCGGGTGAATTCCAACGACCGAGCGGATTGGTGTGGCGCGACGATCGGCTATACGTCGCGGACGCGTTCAATAGCCGGATTCAGATTTTCTCCGGCGACGGCAAGTACGTCGGTACGCTCGGGGATGAATCGGCGGCCGAATTGGGTTACCCGTATGAGTTGAAGATGGGGCCTGAAGGTGATTTCTATGTCGTGGAATATGCCGCGGGACGGGTTTCGCGTCTCGACCCGAACGGCGTTCGAACCGGAGCGTTCGGCTCGGCCGGGCGCGGCAAAGGCCAATTCGCCACGCCGTGGGGTCTTGCGGTCGACTCGAAGGGCACGATCGTCGTGGCCGATACCGGAAACCGACGCATCGTGGAGCTGATCCGTTGA
- a CDS encoding extracellular solute-binding protein, whose product MSQRYAALISVTAVAGLAVIGFSGGCTHKAQNRLVVYCSHDALYSQQVLDRFEAETGIHVDVKFDTEANKSVGFVALIRSERDQPRCDVFWNNQVLGTVALAEEGLFHAYKGPGFERIPGRYRDPDGHWAGFAARLRVYIVNTDLMTASTEAIDERLAADPTDFVLAKPMFGTTLTHFSVLHDVWGPDQLRQWYEDLSRRGAQVVAGNSTTKNLVAEGKSAFGWTDTDDYFLAVDAGKPVSFVPVEIEADGNRRRTIAIPNSVAIVKGSSNLPAAKRLVDFLLSEQVELELSRSRARQVPLGSVDETQLSAEVLELMPLVKRGIALSGLAENREAVLSWLSSE is encoded by the coding sequence ATGAGCCAACGCTACGCGGCGCTGATTTCAGTTACCGCCGTTGCGGGATTGGCGGTCATCGGGTTTTCGGGCGGCTGCACTCACAAGGCACAAAATCGCCTCGTGGTGTATTGCTCGCACGATGCGCTGTATTCGCAGCAAGTTCTCGACCGCTTCGAAGCGGAAACCGGCATTCATGTCGACGTGAAGTTCGACACCGAAGCGAACAAGTCCGTCGGATTCGTGGCGCTGATCCGATCTGAACGAGACCAACCACGCTGCGATGTATTCTGGAACAATCAGGTTCTTGGCACAGTCGCGCTGGCCGAAGAGGGTTTGTTTCACGCCTACAAGGGACCGGGATTCGAGAGGATTCCGGGACGTTATCGCGATCCCGACGGCCACTGGGCCGGATTTGCGGCGCGGCTTCGGGTTTACATTGTAAACACCGATCTGATGACCGCGTCGACGGAAGCAATCGACGAGCGGCTCGCAGCCGATCCGACCGACTTCGTACTCGCCAAGCCGATGTTCGGCACGACGCTGACACATTTCAGCGTGTTGCACGACGTTTGGGGGCCGGACCAATTGCGTCAGTGGTACGAGGATTTGTCTCGCCGCGGCGCGCAAGTCGTCGCCGGGAATTCGACGACTAAGAATCTCGTCGCTGAAGGCAAGTCAGCCTTTGGATGGACCGACACGGACGACTATTTCCTCGCTGTCGATGCGGGAAAGCCGGTGTCATTCGTTCCTGTTGAAATCGAAGCTGACGGGAACAGGCGACGTACGATTGCGATCCCCAATAGCGTTGCCATCGTCAAAGGTTCCTCCAACCTTCCGGCCGCCAAACGATTGGTCGACTTTCTCCTCTCCGAACAGGTGGAACTCGAATTATCGAGATCGAGAGCCCGTCAGGTTCCACTTGGATCGGTTGATGAAACGCAATTGTCGGCGGAGGTCCTCGAGTTGATGCCGCTGGTGAAGCGGGGGATCGCATTGAGCGGACTGGCGGAAAATCGCGAGGCCGTACTGTCTTGGCTGAGTTCCGAATAG
- a CDS encoding vWA domain-containing protein — MSSFNFLAPIAGLLALLAIPVIIFYFLKLRRPRALVPSLVLWQQVLNDQRVNSPFQKFKQNLLLLLQLLILAAICLAAMQPVLSAAARGDEAIPLIIDCSASMAALDESGGETRLDIAKRRARAVIDGLLPGQVVSLIAGDRTARQLTPFTSDQRMLRSALEDLKVTPVESDPTDALRMAVGLSRTAGSGGVKKAVFITDGNLPEEVSVDLPFDLVIQKVEPGGRNLGLTSFNARPVGESAWEVFVEASVGGADRASGTIVVKNGEELLVEEDVVPEAETPAQITFRVATSEAVELAATVVPSGFDSIEIDNKAWIALPKPKPLDVYCPTELESFRQALAVSKGIRLFPGDGVVPEEFDLLVSNDAADEDSDARVRVFIDVLPDDLRSIVAKSDDLVSPVDWLRGDPLLTYVTLEDVQISNAWEAIEGVADADFEALGYEPIVSGRRGPLIVKRRENFGPTYRFLFDINQSTLPYRLGFPIMASNLVTMARVEAKLNEARGNSTGLLPTMTVPPGERVAVTRPDGKTESAVADAAGSVSGLGAPLVGLYRIDTPAGARSIGVALLSARETGLDSTDNLRFREIDVEVGDAGVGAELPLWPYFAVGALVFILFEWWYFHRRPAAT; from the coding sequence ATGAGCAGTTTTAATTTCCTCGCCCCGATTGCCGGACTGCTGGCCCTACTGGCCATTCCGGTGATTATCTTCTATTTCCTTAAACTGCGGCGACCCCGGGCGCTGGTCCCCTCGCTCGTCTTGTGGCAGCAGGTGCTCAACGACCAGCGGGTCAACTCGCCGTTTCAAAAGTTTAAGCAAAACCTGCTGCTGCTTTTGCAACTCTTAATTCTGGCGGCGATCTGCTTGGCCGCGATGCAGCCGGTCCTCAGTGCGGCGGCGCGGGGAGATGAAGCGATTCCGCTGATCATCGATTGCTCAGCCAGTATGGCGGCGCTCGATGAATCGGGCGGCGAGACACGGCTTGACATCGCCAAGCGTCGGGCCCGCGCCGTCATTGATGGGCTGCTGCCGGGGCAGGTCGTCTCATTGATCGCCGGCGACCGGACCGCGCGGCAACTGACGCCTTTCACCAGTGACCAACGCATGCTGAGATCGGCTTTGGAAGACCTCAAAGTCACGCCGGTCGAGAGCGACCCGACCGATGCCCTTCGCATGGCGGTCGGCCTGTCGCGGACGGCCGGTTCGGGCGGCGTGAAGAAAGCCGTCTTTATTACCGACGGAAATCTGCCGGAAGAAGTCAGCGTCGACCTGCCGTTCGATCTGGTCATCCAGAAGGTCGAGCCGGGCGGTCGAAACTTGGGACTCACATCATTCAATGCTCGGCCGGTCGGAGAGTCGGCGTGGGAGGTTTTCGTCGAAGCCTCCGTCGGCGGGGCCGACCGGGCGTCGGGCACAATTGTCGTTAAGAACGGCGAGGAATTGCTCGTCGAAGAAGACGTCGTTCCCGAAGCGGAAACCCCGGCTCAAATCACGTTTCGGGTCGCGACATCAGAAGCCGTCGAACTGGCCGCGACGGTCGTTCCTTCCGGATTCGATTCGATTGAAATCGATAACAAAGCTTGGATCGCGCTGCCCAAGCCGAAGCCGCTCGACGTGTACTGTCCGACGGAGTTGGAGAGTTTTCGACAGGCCCTTGCCGTTTCAAAAGGCATCCGGCTGTTTCCCGGTGACGGCGTCGTGCCGGAGGAATTCGACCTTCTGGTTTCAAATGACGCTGCGGACGAAGACTCCGACGCCCGCGTTCGCGTTTTCATTGATGTTCTGCCGGACGATCTCCGGTCGATCGTCGCCAAGTCGGACGACCTGGTCTCGCCTGTCGACTGGCTGCGTGGCGACCCGCTGCTGACCTACGTGACGCTCGAAGACGTGCAAATTAGTAATGCATGGGAGGCAATCGAAGGTGTAGCCGACGCCGACTTCGAAGCGCTCGGGTACGAGCCGATCGTCTCCGGCCGGCGCGGCCCGCTGATCGTGAAGCGACGCGAGAATTTTGGACCGACCTATCGCTTCCTGTTCGACATCAATCAGTCGACGCTGCCATATCGGCTCGGGTTTCCGATTATGGCGAGCAATCTCGTCACAATGGCCCGCGTCGAAGCGAAACTGAATGAGGCCCGCGGGAACTCAACCGGCCTTTTGCCGACGATGACCGTGCCCCCCGGCGAGCGCGTGGCCGTGACCCGACCGGACGGCAAGACGGAGTCGGCCGTGGCCGATGCGGCCGGATCGGTCTCCGGATTGGGAGCGCCGCTTGTAGGCCTCTATCGCATCGATACCCCGGCAGGGGCACGTTCGATCGGCGTGGCGCTATTGTCCGCTCGCGAGACCGGACTTGACTCAACCGACAATCTTCGATTCCGTGAGATCGATGTTGAAGTCGGCGATGCGGGCGTGGGTGCGGAATTGCCGCTGTGGCCTTACTTTGCAGTCGGGGCGTTGGTGTTCATTCTATTCGAATGGTGGTATTTCCACCGCAGGCCCGCGGCAACGTAG